A window of Plasmodium brasilianum strain Bolivian I chromosome 8, whole genome shotgun sequence contains these coding sequences:
- a CDS encoding AMP-binding protein, translated as MGIKFYQKCLPARRSFGTLKTLLNSSFNIYTNNSVVSSNEFFSEVYLMNKKLMYYMYDYFRLNDWSYKQKKKIGCLFPACYSQLVFKFCVLLNNFDYISIPTPIKKAKQMKQKYSFYIAENNIDLILCHPFYKHYIEEISFNLQIPFLICYDKPDILSHEEYVEDLNEGRENFAKKFMHGQKKCEDYINGKKNALNQINSIHFDNHSLENNNDYFVEDKDGFFGNREGLNIRKNNVSFHLQLSKENECDKSIKFSLSNILKQSKIFTNFMQINGKEDNVLVCSPANNIQYFDILFNLIYTGATIVFPEISVNKVLNNNSYMEWFKNHMKNKNNNFSVHNLIIKNDFVDDTFDFIDGSSLFEEILNMEKGISTIVCNNYLIRDFILFFENCPINNVTKEEFIQKKANKVRSILINGNEIMPGIHKKYVEKIKKIFINAKIFQRYVVQEIGTICVMELGKLEEELIPYERKIAGYVLPNINIEIDTKTNILKIKSENIFTEYYNNSKLTSTSFDKSGFFKTKYIASITENSLLKIDGIYNGTENLPDEYYLYFKQRRDKMEKHPPGYLKRVRLHGQIWGNFHADKRNWKRKF; from the coding sequence atgggaataaaattttatcaaaagTGCTTGCCGGCAAGGAGAAGTTTTGGAACGCTGAAAACTTTGCTGAACAGTTCATTCAATATTTACACGAATAACTCTGTGGTGTCATCCAATGAATTTTTTAGTGAGGTATATCTGATGAATAAAAAacttatgtattatatgtacgATTATTTTAGGCTAAATGATTGGTCTTATAagcagaagaaaaaaataggtTGTCTCTTTCCTGCATGTTATTCTCAGCTTGTGTTTAAATTCTGTGTGttgttaaataattttgattaTATTTCAATTCCTACTCCTATAAAAAAGGCAAAACAAATGAAGCAGAAATATTCCTTTTACATAGCGGAAAATAACAttgatttaattttatgtcatcctttttataaacactatattgaagaaatatcatttaatttacAAATTCCATTTTTGATTTGTTATGATAAGCCTGATATATTATCCCATGAAGAATATGTAGAAGACCTAAATGAAGGACGGGAAAATTTTGcgaaaaaatttatgcacGGTCAGAAAAAATGTGAGGattatataaatggaaaaaagaatgCCCTTAACCAAATAAACAGTATACATTTTGACAATCATTCGttggaaaataataatgattatTTTGTGGAGGATAAAGATGGTTTCTTTGGTAATAGGGAAGGATTAAATATTAGGAAAAATAACGTTTCTTTTCATTTGCAGTTatcaaaagaaaatgaatgtgacaaaagtataaaattttctttgtCGAATATATTGAAACAGTCCAAAATTTTTACGAATTTTATGCAAATTAATGGAAAAGAAGACAACGTTTTAGTATGTTCACCAGCgaataatatacaatattttgatatattatttaatctGATATACACAGGTGCAACAATTGTGTTCCCTGAAATAAGTGTAAATAAGGTgttaaataataacagtTATATGGAATGGTTTAAAAatcatatgaaaaataaaaataataacttcTCAGTTCATAACTTAATTATTAAGAACGATTTTGTGGATGACACTTTTGATTTTATTGATGGATCTAGCTTAtttgaagaaatattaaatatggaAAAGGGCATAAGTACAATTGTGTGTaacaattatttaattcgagattttattctcttttttgaaaattgtCCTATTAATAATGTAACAAAAGAGgaatttattcaaaaaaaagctaATAAAGTGCGTtcaatattaattaatggTAATGAAATAATGCCAGGAATtcacaaaaaatatgtagaaaaaataaagaaaatttttattaatgcaAAAATTTTTCAGCGATATGTAGTACAAGAAATAGGAACAATATGTGTAATGGAATTAGGTAAACTAGAGGAGGAGCTTATACCATATGAAAGAAAGATAGCTGGTTATGTATTaccaaatataaatatagaaattgACAccaaaacaaatatattgaaaataaagtcagaaaatatatttactgaGTATTATAATAACAGCAAGCTCACTTCAACATCATTTGACAAAAGTGggttttttaaaacaaaatatattgcCTCTATTACGGAAAACTCTTTATTGAAAATTGATGGAATTTACAATGGAACAGAAAATTTACCTGATgagtattatttatattttaaacaaaGAAGAGACAAAATGGAAAAGCATCCTCCTGGGTATTTGAAAAGAGTTCGATTGCACGGCCAAATATGGGGAAATTTTCATGCAGATAAGAGGAACTGGaagagaaaattttaa
- a CDS encoding hypothetical protein (Plasmodium exported protein (PHIST)) — protein MFLFVLLNILSLDLIFASTANSFSKLQTCCVCPRILAQLRNLLRLKDPKVAAYEKEFYTPKFRCKESDINEDLTDSETLALLESFPRVLTEKQLYVTFYHFRQYLIRCYNDMTEEVWKDFNNLLSVYQISEDDETEYWMECKKGLSRFLLSLNHYSIKCLYNHVRKRKKRKSKNFKKFLNDFAEAWFLGMKDIKNKWLTINRNKIINYNKDQDENIYENDPNRKNKKM, from the exons ATGTTTCTCTTTGTTCTGTTAAATATACTATCATTA GATTTAATTTTCGCGTCAACTGCTAAttcattttcaaaattgCAAACATGTTGTGTTTGTCCAAGAATATTAGCTCAATTAAGGAATTTATTAAGACTTAAGGATCCGAAAGTTGCTGCATATGAGAAAGAATTTTATACGCCAAAATTTAGATGTAAAGAATCCGATATTAATGAAGATTTGACGGATTCAGAAACATTAGCACTATTAGAATCTTTCCCTCGTGTTCTAACTGAGAAACAGTTGTATGTtactttttatcattttcgtCAATATTTAATAAGATGTTATAATGATATGACTGAAGAAGTATGGAAagattttaataatttattaagtgTATATCAAATATCAGAAGACGATGAAACAGAATACTGGATGGAGTGCAAAAAAGGACTTTCtagatttttattatctctCAATCattattctataaaatgtttatataatcacgttagaaaaagaaaaaaacgtAAATCCAAAAactttaaaaagtttttaaatgattttgCTGAAGCATGGTTTTTAGGAATGAaggatattaaaaataaatggttAACAATTAATcgtaacaaaataattaattataataaggaccaggatgaaaatatttatgaaaatgatccaaacagaaaaaataaaaaaatgtaa
- a CDS encoding hypothetical protein (conserved Plasmodium protein), which yields MVLYVIGLGLGDEKDITIKGKELIEESDVVYLESYTSVLFVPKENLEKFYKKKIIEVDRIFAEENCEQILNEAKSKKISFLVVGDPLCATTHHDIILRAKKKNINVQVIHNACIMSAIGECGMQLYNFGQTVSIPYFEENYKPTSFYEKIKINIDNNFHTLCLLDIKIKERTIENIMKNKNIYEPSRFMTIQEAIDQLTYCENILKKNVITENTLAIAIVQIGSLSNQQIISGNLLTLKSLHYNEPLHSLIICAPNLHDIEKEYFDICLHLEDTIKIKLDKINKMYEVNKINEMNEVNKINEMNEVNKINEMNEVNKMNEMNACLFLKVCCADFCSFLEYDITKKTYLIIRENILLYNCKNIVKLYFSSDNAFFYFTNFIFMENDIVEIVDSFEKEKRNFTFWKPLFEFLQVDNGKKYIFIPLAYFEIKNCNNKLMKRNESLDKKINNTYDTHKVGFTQLEKKKEVIHTTEQQKKEDMVILNAPLTSNSPNEEKGKFINSLLNRGKYLPKINFSKSSYYHIDTLIQIFTDLILDIKKEKVNISINPICLPKNNYASFNSVLNYIDNTSNGCTKQTYSTFHKIYYKNYFFKIILISNPILSFLFEDMIIWNSDKKKDTDTSLYICHEKNVYKCIPPKNYKAILEKAAIIFLIIILILLTYILLRNKKLKIKEEQKKKKKNAHNKKN from the exons ATGGTGTTGTATGTCATCGGCCTAGGCTTGGGAGATGAAAAGGATATCAccataaaaggaaaagaattaATTGAAGAGTCAGATGTAGTATATTTAGAATCATATACATCTGTTTTATTTGTACCAAAAgaaaatttggaaaaattttataaaaaaaaaattattgaagtTGATAGAATATTTGCAGAAGAAAATTGTGAACAGATTTTAAATGAAGCAAAGAGTAAGAAAATCTCCTTTTTAGTAGTAGGAGATCCTTTATGTGCAACTACACATCATGATATTATCTtaagagcaaaaaaaaaaaatataaatgtacaagtAATTCATAATGCTTGTATTATGTCAGCTATTGGTGAATGTGGTATGCAATTATACAATTTCGGTCAAACTGTATCCATCCCATATTttgaagaaaattataaacctacaagtttttatgaaaaaataaaaattaatatagataataattttcatactttatgtttattagatattaaaataaaagaaagaactATAGAaaacataatgaaaaataaaaatatttatgaaccATCTAGATTTATGACTATTCAGGAAGCTATTGACCAACTTACTTATTGtgaaaatattcttaaaaaaaatgtcatCACAGAAAATACGCTAGCTATTGCTATTGTTCAAATTGGGTCCTTAAGTAATCAACAAATTATATCAGGAAATTTATTAACGTTAAAATCGTTACATTATAATGAACCTCTACACTCTTTGATAATATGTGCACCGAATTTACATGATATAGAAAAGGAGTATTTCGACAT TTGTCTTCACCTTGAAGATACcattaaaattaaactagataaaataaataaaatgtatgaagtaaacaaaataaacgaaatgaatgaagtaaacaaaataaacgaaatgaatgaagtaaacaaaataaacgaaatgaatgaagtaaacaaaatgaatgaaaTGAATGCTTGCCTGTTTCTAAAAGTTTGCTGCGCTGatttttgttcctttttaGAATATGACATAACCAAAAAGACGTATCTAATAATTAGAGAAAacatacttttatataactgtaaaaacattgtaaaattatacttttcTAGTGAcaatgcttttttttatttcacaaattttatttttatggaaAATGATATAGTTGAAATTGTTGATTCATtcgaaaaggaaaaaagaaattttactttttggAAACCACTTTTTGAATTCTTACAAGTAGACAATGGGAAGAAGTACATTTTCATTCCTCTAgcatattttgaaattaaaaactGTAACAACAAACTTATGAAAAGGAATGAGAGTTtagacaaaaaaattaataatacttaTGATACTCATAAAGTTGGTTTTACTCAattggaaaagaaaaaggaagtgATTCACACGACAGAACaacagaaaaaagaagacatGGTCATTCTTAATGCTCCTCTCACATCAAACAGTCCTAAtgaggaaaaaggaaaatttataaattcgcTTCTTAACAGAGGTAAATATTTGCCTAAAATTAACTTCAGCAAAAGTAGTTATTACCATATAGATAcgttaatacaaatatttacgGATTTAATtttagatataaaaaaagaaaaagtgaaCATTTCTATTAATCCAATATGTttaccaaaaaataattatgcgTCATTTAATAGTGTACTAAATTATATAGACAATACTTCGAACGGTTGTACGAAACAAACCTATAGCacatttcataaaatatattataagaattatttctttaaaattattctcATTAGTAATCCTAtcctttcatttttattcgAAGATATGATAATTTGGAATtcagacaaaaaaaaagacactGATACAAGTTTATATATCTGtcatgaaaaaaatgtatataaatgtataccccctaaaaattataaagcaATATTAGAAAAAGCCGCTATCATTTTTCTTATCATCATCTTGATATTACtaacttatatattattaagaaataaaaaattgaaaataaaagaagaacaaaaaaaaaaaaaaaaaaacgcacataacaaaaaaaattga
- a CDS encoding adenylate kinase — protein sequence MSDNLENFSTVDLLNELKRRYSCLSKPDGRYIFLGAPGSGKGTQSLNLKKSHCYCHLSTGDLLREAADKNNELGNKIRNIINEGKLVDDEVVLALVDNKLKSPQCKKGFILDGYPRNVKQAEDLNKLLQTNQTKLNGVFYFNVPDDVLVKRISGRLIHKPSGRIYHKIFNPPKIPFKDDITNEPLIQREDDNEDVLKKRLTVFKNETTPLINYYKNKNLLINLDATQPASDLEKNISQHIGS from the exons atgagtgacaatttagaaaatttttcaaCAGTCGATCTGTTGAATGAGCTCAAAAGAAGGTACTCGTGTTTGAGTAAACCAGATGGAAGGTACATCTTTTTGGGTGCCCCCGGGTCTGGAAAG gGAACACAATCATTAAACTTGAAGAAGTCACACTGCTACTGTCATTTATCCACAGGGGATTTACTAAGAGAAGCAgcagataaaaataatgaattaggaaataaaattagaaatataattaatgaaGGTAAATTAGTGGATGATGAAGTTGTGTTAGCTTTAGttgataataaattaaaatctCCTCAATGTAAGAAGGGCTTTATTCTTGATGGGTATCCGAGAAATGTAAAACAAGCAGAAGATTTAAATAAGTTATTACAAACAAATCAAACAAAACTAAATggtgttttttattttaatgtccCAGATGATGTATTAGTTAAAAGAATAAGTGGTAGACTAATTCATAAACCTTCAGGTAGaatttatcataaaatttttaatccTCCAAAAATTCCATTTAAAGATGATATTACCAATGAACCCTTAATACAAAGAGAAGATGATAATGAAGatgttttgaaaaaaagattaacagtttttaaaaatgaaacaacTCCATTGATAaactattataaaaacaagaatttattaattaatttagaCGCAACACAACCAGCAAGTGATCTAGAAAAGAACATATCCCAACATATTGGCAGCTAA
- a CDS encoding metalloprotease: MNLKNLDDVKYKIHKIKILNENDKRAKSILSKAAEQVLPIMRKRRFSVELLSEFLPKSPNLLGLNIVSKSEIKIRLRKKRGGEIFHFNDIVGTLLHELAHIVHSRHDKSFYELLDSLILEYNELYVYNNRSSHACVGKKIGSSKKNIYNTNPKLMAAEAAEKRLINNFISKDGQIVNLSLESCLTPEQYEYIFKNRKEHDDKICSLNQEVIIIDPITNSSKNVGRENEENSLNVKKKNSLTMTILESKEINEDINTGIKEDISKGINKDINTGIKEDISKGINKDISMGINKDISTGINKDISTGINKDISKDINEDISNGINEDINTGINKSTHKNFVNSNIYYVRDTKYPHVQIGSESFLNVQDKNQKIEYASKKECNTDTKDVILSNDMVTIPEMNGGNSVHILKVKRGRNKGKNTQKGNYSIISDNLYNDKNKRRKIIVLD; this comes from the exons ATGAACTTAAAAAACTTAGAtgatgtaaaatataaaattcacaaaataaaaattttaaatgaaaatgataagAGGGCAAAATCAATCTTAAGCAAAGCTGCCGAGCAAGTGCTG CCCATTATGAGGAAAAGGCGTTTTTCGGTTGAATTGCTTTCAGAATTTTTACCCAAAAGTCCAAATTTGTTAGGTCTAAATATTGTATCCAAATCCGAAATTAAG ATTAGACttcgaaaaaaaagaggaggagaaatatttcattttaatgatataGTTGGAACACTACTACACGAACTAGCACATATAGTGCACAGTCGTCATGATAAGTCTTTCTATGAATTACTGGATAGCCTAATTTTAGAGtataatgaattatatgtatataataatagatCAAGTCATGCCTGTGTAggtaaaaaaataggaagTAGTAAAAAGAATATCTATAATACAAACCCTAAATTAATGGCAGCTGAAGCTGCAGAAAAaagattaataaataattttataagtaaGGATGGTCAAATAGTAAATTTATCGCTTGAAAGTTGTTTAACACCAGAacaatatgaatatatatttaaaaatagaaaagaacATGATGATAAAATATGTTCTTTAAATCAAGAAGTAATTATAATTGACCCAATAACCAATTCTTCTAAGAATGTGGGGagagaaaatgaagaaaattctttgaacgtaaaaaaaaaaaatagtttaacGATGACAATTTTGGAAagtaaagaaataaatgaagatataAATACGGGTATAAAAGAAGATATAAGTAAAGGTATAAATAAAGACATAAATACGGGTATAAAAGAAGATATAAGTAAAGGTATAAATAAAGACATAAGTATGGGTATAAATAAAGACATAAGTACGGGTATAAATAAAGACATAAGTACGGGTATAAATAAAGACATTAGTAAGGATATAAATGAAGACATAAGTAATGGTATAAATGAAGACATAAATACAGgcataaataaaagtacacataaaaattttgttaattcaaatatatattatgtaaggGACACAAAATACCCACATGTGCAAATAGGTAGTGAgagttttttaaatgtacaagataaaaatcaaaaaattgaatatgcttcaaaaaaagaatgtaatACAGACACAAAGGATGTGATCTTATCAAACGATATGGTAACTATCCCTGAAATGAATG GAGGTAATAGCGTGCACATTCTGAAAGTAAAAAGAGGTCGAAATAAGGGAAAAAACAcacaaaaaggaaattattcTATCATTTCGGATAATTTGtacaatgataaaaataaaaggagaaaaataatagtcttggattga
- a CDS encoding zinc finger protein, with amino-acid sequence MGRKKRKVNIELKPFCYYCDREFDDEKILIQHQKAKHFKCLQCNRKLDIASGLIVHMMQVHKTNLRAVPNALPKRNDPEIIIRGMNGVPTEIIEENLNKLKQKLGDKNIKRQQRVNWAQVAMAPTMEQFLQQAQMGNFSFPGFNSPLIPTNNLLPNSGNSYTTTNNSNRNNNSNSNNNSNSYNTSNGNSTSNANNNNNANNNNNANNNSNNSNCNNSTLDLKNRKNIPAMPFYLPNNNINMIQPPPLGANMYSTMNQKNTTLPNVLPHTPSGIPHNNVASLGFTGFPSNIPPLPPNSSQKYTQNMNFSGSTFPTNLSTNMYQSSHSIYMPPGMCQLPDPPSAPPIMPPSPSPPNMYPSSTPVIPPSATPQNMNPTSPHSTSSNNIDAKLVETVSGDKESARNSSNESTKNNAHHTDNGIAGSNKTCE; translated from the coding sequence atggggAGAAAAAAGCGCAAGGTAAATATAGAACTGAAACCATTTTGCTACTATTGTGATAGAGAATTTGATGACGAGAAAATTCTTATTCAACATCAAAAGgcaaaacattttaaatgtttacaATGTAATAGAAAATTAGATATAGCAAGTGGATTAATAGTTCATATGATGCAAGTACATAAAACCAATTTAAGAGCAGTGCCTAATGCCTTACCAAAAAGAAATGATCCTGAGATTATTATAAGAGGGATGAATGGAGTACCAACAGAAAtaatagaagaaaatttaaataagttaaaacaaaaattaggagataagaatattaaaagaCAACAAAGAGTAAATTGGGCGCAAGTAGCTATGGCACCTACAATGGAACAATTTTTACAACAAGCTCAGATGGGAAATTTCTCCTTCCCTGGTTTTAATTCACCCCTTATACcaacaaataatttattaccaAATAGTGGTAATAGTTATACCACTactaataatagtaatagaaacaataatagtaatagtaataataatagtaatagttaCAATACTAGTAATGGTAACAGTACTAGTAATgctaacaataacaataatgctaacaataacaataatgctaacaataatagtaataatagcaattgtaataatagtaccttagatttaaaaaacagaaaaaatataccaGCTATGCCTTTTTATTTgcctaataataatataaatatgatacaACCACCACCATTAGGTGCTAATATGTATTCTACTATgaatcaaaaaaatacaacatTACCAAACGTGCTCCCTCATACGCCTTCAGGAATTCCGCATAACAATGTAGCATCCCTTGGTTTTACAGGATTTCCTTCAAATATCCCACCTCTTCCTCCAAATAGTTcacaaaaatatacacaaaatATGAACTTTTCAGGATCTACTTTTCCAACTAATTTATCAACAAATATGTATCAGTCATCTCATTCAATTTATATGCCTCCAGGAATGTGTCAACTACCTGATCCTCCTTCAGCCCCACCCATTATGCCTCCATCACCTTCACCTCCTAATATGTATCCATCGTCCACACCAGTAATACCACCATCAGCTACTCCACAAAATATGAATCCTACATCTCCTCATTCTACCAGttcaaataatatagatGCAAAATTGGTTGAAACTGTATCAGGGGATAAGGAAAGTGCACGAAATTCAAGTAATGaaagtacaaaaaataatgcacATCATACGGATAATGGAATAGCAGGAAGTAATAAGACATGTGAATAA
- a CDS encoding ribonuclease, giving the protein MNDSFEMIKLCGSDHVSSHLIKIGSFNILCDMPLNHEEILNLKKKDITRNNSDREKELDEQYISITNMEVHSSSNKLLLSISNIPIKIHIILISCIECFMGLPIFCKYFDISDTHIICTKPIFTFSMCAVENLQTKENYLPEWNEEINETNFNENIFNSSDDYFDLKLSFKNSLHLLSYKEKISFKQNDEIVHITLYSSGYSLGSCNFFIATDFLNILVINKSTYNIKRHPSPFDSSCLSKADFVLFTSYYSSNHFYNFSLNQKEEEHIARGNKPPNSYNDKLLVDKADSKRATCSGTISSSLNGNTPEQKEIKEKIKKKVNVCIERTYKDSLNKICSIVLRTIKSKGCVIIPVDLHFLYFLELVELIGVIISKYLTKEEQVLIFGIISNISNVIHQADLCAEWVEESRKKKCSKSSNPQGPFSIDTMIKNNRLIIGNDTNDICKYFRYPCVCFIQDSTLRFFESSVLLEKWAKDSNNSIILVDPYYDPISVLYPFHIYHKNINAYYCPLLWDINERNILDIINANTNKKCVYVLPHTLRSMFKKDQSNWEIYPQNVHEYCGPNKNDTPEGVNTVIPNNPDDYDDKRNINATQNSRTYSYTSHGITNNVIYLYPLKKREIVFNSFLHFHKKMHPIRFTVDGTQKLEKVLRKIDDFYCANVKCTYLRNFFGDIIKEDNIEELIDEDKDDQKGKEDVGKKTIINEILTNERKIGLMFGSINEQEILNNLVQYGYSKNDLTINYSQNIKLDVDQTKYLWCIGINSINSKIIGYTKYDIEVFSSNTKLRQQITEILHKLSKSF; this is encoded by the coding sequence ATGAATGACTCATTCGAAATGATCAAGTTATGTGGAAGTGACCACGTAAGCAGCcacttaataaaaattggTTCCTTCAACATTTTATGTGATATGCCGCTAAATCATGAGGAAAtactaaatttaaaaaaaaaagatataacgCGTAACAATAGTGATAGGGAAAAAGAATTGGATGAACagtatataagtataactAATATGGAAGTACACTCATCATCAAACAAATTATTACTAAGTATAAGTAATATACCCATAAagattcatataattttaatttcttgTATTGAATGTTTTATGGGTTTAccaatattttgtaaatattttgatatatcggatacacatataatatgtacgaaacctatttttaccttttctaTGTGTGCAGTAGAAAATTTGCAGACaaaggaaaattatttaccTGAATGgaatgaagaaataaatgaaacaaattttaatgaaaacatttttaatagtaGTGATGATTATTTTGACTTAAAGTTAAGTTTCAAAAATTCTCttcatttattatcatataaagaaaaaataagctTCAAgcaaaatgatgaaattgttcatattacTTTATATAGTAGTGGTTATTCCCTAGGTAGCTGTAACTTTTTTATAGCAACagattttttgaatattcttgttataaataagagtacatataatataaaaagacaTCCCTCACCATTTGACTCCAGCTGTTTGTCAAAAGCtgattttgttttgtttacATCATACTATTCCTCTAaccatttttacaatttttcgCTAAAtcaaaaagaagaagaacaTATAGCTAGGGGGAATAAACCACCTAATAGCTATAACGATAAATTATTAGTGGATAAAGCTGACTCAAAAAGAGCTACATGTAGTGGTACTATTTCGTCTTCTCTAAATGGTAATACCCCcgaacaaaaagaaataaaagaaaagattaaaaaaaaagtaaatgtatgtatagaaagaacatataaagatagcttaaataaaatatgctcCATCGTTCTAAGAAcaataaaaagtaaaggaTGTGTTATAATTCCGGTtgatttacattttttatacttcCTCGAATTAGTAGAATTGATAGGAGTAATTATtagtaaatatttaacaaaagAAGAGCaagtattaatttttggTATCATATCAAATATTAGCAATGTAATACATCAAGCAGATTTATGTGCTGAATGGGTAGAAGAatcaaggaaaaaaaaatgcagtAAATCGTCTAACCCTCAGGGACCTTTCTCTATCGATactatgataaaaaataatcgaTTAATTATAGGAAATGATACAAAtgatatttgtaaatattttagatATCCTTGTGTTTGTTTTATTCAAGATTCCACTTTACGATTTTTTGAATCATCTGTATTATTAGAAAAGTGGGCAAAGGATTCAAATAATTCTATTATACTCGTTGACCCATATTATGACCCTATATCAGTTTTATAcccttttcatatttatcataaaaatataaatgcttATTATTGCCCCCTTCTATGGGATATAAATGAACGTAACATACTTGACATTATAAATGCaaacacaaataaaaaatgcgTATATGTTTTACCGCACACTTTAAGAAGtatgtttaaaaaagatCAGTCGAACTGGGAAATTTACCCTCAAAATGTACATGAGTACTGTGGTCCCAATAAAAACGACACACCAGAAGGGGTTAACACCGTTATTCCAAATAACCCTGATGATTATGATGATAAAAGGAATATTAATGCAACTCAGAACAGTCGTACATATTCCTACACCTCACATGGCATAacaaataatgtaatatatttatatccattaaaaaaaagagaaattgTTTTCAACAGTTTTTTACATTTccataaaaaaatgcatcCTATCCGGTTTACCGTTGACGGTACacaaaaattagaaaaagtaCTACGAAAAATTGACGACTTTTATTGTGCCAATGTTAAATGTACCTATTTAAGAAACTTTTTCGGggatattataaaagaagaTAACATTGAAGAATTAATAGATGAAGATAAAGATGatcaaaaaggaaaagaggACGTGGGGAAGAAAAccataataaatgaaatactTACCAACGAACGGAAGATAGGCTTAATGTTTGGATCTATAAATGAAcaagaaatattaaacaaTTTAGTACAATATGGTTATAGTAAAAATGATTTAACAATAAACTATTCACAAAATATCAAATTAGATGTTGATCAGACTAAGTATTTATGGTGCATTGGGATTAACTCAATTAATTCTAAGATAATAGGTTACACAAAATATGACATTGAAGTTTTTAGCAGTAACACAAAACTAAGACAACAAATTACGGAGATACTGCATAAATTAAGCAAaagtttttaa